The following proteins come from a genomic window of Alosa sapidissima isolate fAloSap1 chromosome 22, fAloSap1.pri, whole genome shotgun sequence:
- the spi2 gene encoding uncharacterized protein spi2, with protein sequence MTDLEVILEFLDEHYRQEALEKHKVGEPMMSLPDVLFAEEQGCGQVHAYNHMDSGHLTPVTMLEHNQEQGFVGDVHSQPASKFCSSVQDTLRAIVPPHVWHTPPPLNYIAEKALKPCPAGMRPPALPHPPTTAAAPGRFAKSPLVSCTPAPRGRKLRLFHFLFEMLENPEMAHCVAWVPSAASAGVFSFSSQNKERVAELWGRRKGNRRPMTYQKMSRALRNYAQSGEIVKVKRKLTYRFNCATLRVLRSQQGSENATAAQYNQAHQL encoded by the exons ATGACGGACCTTGAAGTAATTCTCGAGTTTCTAGATGAACATTACCGACAAGAAGCTCTGGAAAAACACAAAG TTGGAGAACCCATGATGTCTCTTCCCGATGTTTTGTTTGCGGAGGAGCAGGGATGTGGCCAGGTGCACGCTTACAACCACATGGATTCAGGCCACCTAACACCGGTCACCATGCTCGAGCACAATCAG GAACAGGGCTTCGTAGGTGATGTCCACTCACAGCCAGCATCCAAATTCTGCTCCTCCGTCCAGGACACACTAAGGGCCATCGTCCCCCCCCACGTGTGGCACACTCCGCCCCCTCTCAACTACATCGCggaaaaagccctcaaaccgtGTCCAGCTGGGATGCGTCCACCTGCCCTCCCTCACCCGCCCACCACCGCCGCCGCACCTGGAAGATTTGCCAAGTCACCGCTAGTCAGCTGCACACCTGCACCGAGAG ggagGAAGCTACGTCttttccacttcctgtttgagatgcTGGAGAACCCAGAGATGGCCCATTGCGTGGCCTGGGTGCCTTCGGCGGCATCCGCCGGGGTGTTCTCCTTCTCCTCGCAGAACAAGGAACGCGTTGCCGAGCTCTGGGGCCGAAGGAAGGGCAACCGGCGGCCCATGACCTACCAGAAGATGTCACGCGCTCTGCGCAATTATGCACAGTCGGGAGAGATCGTCAAAGTCAAGAGGAAGCTGACTTATCGCTTTAACTGTGCCACACTCCGCGTCCTCCGCAGCCAGCAAGGATCGGAGAACGCAACAGCAGCACAGTATAATCAAGCGCACCAACTATAG
- the dnajb9b gene encoding dnaJ homolog subfamily B member 9, which translates to MATAQTVFTLAVCILMITELILAEKDYYEILGVPKDATERQIKKAFHMLAMKFHPDRNKSPNAEAKFREIAEAYETLSDDKRRQEYDLMGRQATFEGMRGRGGHGQHVHQPFDFDDLFRDFDVFGQHQHFHQQHSHQKRNQFENHFEKHFQSQQREAQNRHRHHFQNSFGGGGGGGGGGLFDDVFEDMERMFSFDMPRADGGFHRSTKQHCRTVTQRRGNMVTTYTDCS; encoded by the exons ATGGCAACGGCCCAGACGGTGTTCACACTTGCGGTGTGCATCTTGATGATCACAGAGTTGATCCTGGCAGAAAAGGACTACTATGAAATCCTGGGTGTGCCAAAAGACGCTACTGAGCGGCAGATAAAAAAGGCATTCCACATGCTCGCCATGAAGTTCCACCCAGACAGGAACAAGAGTCCCAACGCCGAAGCAAAGTTCAGAGAAATAGCAGAAG CATATGAAACGCTATCTGATGACAAGCGGAGACAGGAGTACGATCTGATGGGGCGGCAAGCAACGTTTGAGGGAATGAGGGGTAGAGGAGGACACGGCCAGCATGTCCACCAGCCGTTCGACTTCGACGACCTGTTCAGAGACTTTGATGTGTTCGGCCAGCACCAGCACTTTCATCAACAGCACTCCCACCAGAAGAGGAACCAGTTCgagaaccattttgagaagCACTTCCAGAGCCAGCAGAGGGAGGCCCAGAACCGCCACAGGCACCACTTCCAGAACTCcttcggaggaggaggaggaggaggaggaggaggactctTTGACGATGTCTTTGAGGACATGGAGAGGATGTTCTCGTTCGACATGCCCAGGGCTGATGGCGGGTTTCACCGGTCCACAAAACAGCACTGCAGAACTGTAACTCAGAGGAGAGGGAACATGGTGACCACCTACACGGACTGCTCCTAA
- the spic gene encoding transcription factor Spi-C, with amino-acid sequence MSSLDSDFQDAIDVIQRDADHLYHESGINHYVTLECQPPPGRQGATCYPYTPLTTSPAMADWGETTSWPHIVPDLSLPPPGHSEPTQFYPVMQLSRSRKGRKKLRLFEYLHEALHDANMVDSIQWTDRGSGTFHFVSKNKEKLAECWGRRKGNRKTMTYQKMARALRNYSRTGEIVKVRRKLTYQFNPAILQRLGTGHLAPPAGHSVGHMPRETLGSHQHSVSADMGYYVPSGSEWQVWYGQYSSAYQAEYDLATVLTSADGSKI; translated from the exons ATG AGTTCTCTGGACAGTGACTTTCAGGATGCCATCGATGTTATTCAGAGGGACGCCGATCACCTGTACCACGAATCAG GTATAAATCACTACGTGACACTGGAGTGTCAGCCTCCACCAGGGCGTCAGGGGGCAACCTGTTACCCCTACACCCCCCTCACCACATCCCCAGCCATGGCAGACTGGGGCGAAACAACG TCGTGGCCCCATATTGTGCCTGATCTGTCTCTGCCTCCACCTGGGCACTCAGAACCCACACAGTTCTACCCGGTCATGCAGCTGTCACGCAGCAGGAAAG GACGCAAGAAGCTGCGTCTCTTCGAGTATCTCCACGAGGCCCTTCATGACGCCAACATGGTGGACTCCATCCAGTGGACGGACCGTGGTTCCGGAACCTTCCACTTTGTATCCAAGAACAAGGAGAAGCTCGCGGAGTGCTGGGGCCGCCGCAAGGGCAACCGCAAGACCATGACCTACCAGAAGATGGCGCGTGCCCTCCGCAACTACAGCCGCACCGGCGAGATCGTCAAGGTCCGGCGCAAGCTCACCTACCAGTTCAACCCCGCCATCTTGCAGCGGCTGGGCACCGGGCATCTAGCGCCACCTGCTGGGCACTCTGTGGGGCACATGCCCAGAGAGACGCTGGGCTCCCATCAGCACTCCGTATCGGCCGACATGGGGTACTATGTGCCGTCCGGGTCCGAGTGGCAGGTCTGGTATGGACAGTACTCCAGCGCCTACCAGGCAGAGTACGACCTCGCCACGGTCCTGACGTCAGCGGACGGATCAAAGATATGA
- the LOC121697300 gene encoding THAP domain-containing protein 5-like, whose protein sequence is MPRYCAVKLCKNRGGVLSKDNKRISFYPFPLRDQVRLQKWVDNMKRQEWTPSRHQYLCSEHFTEDSFDLRWGIRYLKHTAIPTIFPYICDDENNRIQNKKNSRVKGRTCDTNVQLIRSLSPPKKKPLILKDNDFHIINNNNSSNTDDDDSSGIITGQTTEVSEADGQVFSVLLVGHLKLETTLRPEEEGKLPVGPHLTQTGVPSPVRVSVCEHPGGLPADPGDAQVKSETEEPFCVRSAVTALLPCDPVTPFPDSTSGAADQGTAHLLQTGLNQSITIGPIMCLKAEDEQEGAGVIVFSDAHRGAEGEAGPDKDEAADAQTEGEGEGEHACLCEHSYSRQDLDQEQLWGRIAALHAKITELDQREEETLAKIQAAEDKAAQLRKQNVVCEEKQKALEEYFTAFLR, encoded by the exons ATGCCCCGGTATTGTGCAGTGAAACTCTGCAAAAACCGTGGAGGGGTACTTTCAAAAGACAACAAAAGGATTAGCTTTTATCC GTTCCCGTTACGAGATCAGGTCAGGCTTCAGAAATGGGTTGATAACATGAAACGCCAGGAGTGGACACCCAGTCGGCACCAGTACTTGTGTAGTGAACATTTCACAGAAGACTCTTTTGATCTTCGCTGGGGAATTCGGTACCTCAAGCACACAGCAATTCCGACAATCTTCCCCTATATATGTGAT GATGAAAACAATAGAATCCAGAACAAGAAGAACTCCAGGGTCAAAGGGAGAACATGCGACACAAACGTCCAGCTCATCAGATCCTTGTCCCCGCCAAAGAAGAAACCTCTCATCCTCAAAGACAACGACTTccacatcatcaacaacaacaacagcagcaacaccGATGACGATGACAGCAGCGGCATCATCACCGGCCAGACGACAGAAGTTAGCGAGGCAGACGGCCAAGTCTTCTCCGTCCTCCTTGTGGGACACCTGAAGCTGGAGACGACTCTTCGTCCAGAGGAGGAGGGTAAGTTGCCAGTCGGGCCCCACCTCACACAGACTGGTGTCCCCTCACCTGTGCGTGTGTCCGTCTGCGAGCACCCAGGTGGGCTGCCGGCGGACCCAGGTGACGCCCAGGTGAAGAGCGAGACGGAGGAGCCCTTCTGTGTTCGCTCAGCCGTGACCGCACTGTTGCCCTGCGATCCGGTCACTCCCTTCCCAGACTCCACTTCCGGAGCTGCCGACCAGGGGACGGCCCATTTGTTACAAACTGGACTCAATCAGAGCATCACAATCGGCCCAATTATGTGTTTAAAGGCGGAGGACGAGCAAGAAGGAGCCGGAGTAATAGTTTTCTCAGACGCACACAGAGGGGCAGAGGGCGAGGCAGGACCGGACAAGGACGAGGCGGCGGACGCACAGACGGAGGGTGAGGGGGAGGGCGAGCACGCCTGCCTGTGCGAACACTCGTACTCGCGGCAGGACCTGGACCAGGAGCAGCTGTGGGGCCGCATCGCCGCGCTCCACGCCAAGATCACCGAGCTGGACCAGCGCGAGGAGGAGACGCTGGCCAAGATCCAGGCGGCCGAGGACAAGGCGGCCCAGCTCAGGAAACAGAACGTTGTGTGCGAGGAGAAACAGAAGGCATTGGAGGAGTACTTCACTGCCTTCCTGCGGTAG